In Conger conger chromosome 12, fConCon1.1, whole genome shotgun sequence, one DNA window encodes the following:
- the si:ch211-202f5.3 gene encoding uncharacterized protein si:ch211-202f5.3: protein MNLCLDNPYKDVTIPRAKLRASTNDTSTVIANPLALDSAQYTSKSNRNSTLNPYGNFKPSGEDPSGAGLDSQAGPDQSPPPYQDGLGINTVKEEDEEVGRCYTCCRRCRRKK, encoded by the coding sequence ATGAACCTGTGCCTGGACAACCCGTACAAAGACGTGACCATTCCGAGAGCCAAACTGCGGGCCTCCACCAACGACACCTCCACAGTCATCGCCAACCCTCTGGCCCTCGACAGCGCCCAGTACACCTCGAAATCCAACCGCAACTCGACGCTCAACCCCTACGGCAACTTCAAGCCCTCCGGCGAGGACCCGTCAGGAGCCGGGCTCGACTCCCAAGCCGGGCCTGACCAGAGCCCCCCGCCCTACCAGGACGGGCTGGGCATCAACACCGTCAAGGAGGAAGACGAGGAGGTCGGACGCTGCTACACCTGCTGCCGACGCTGCCGCCGGAAGAAGTGA
- the pisd gene encoding phosphatidylserine decarboxylase proenzyme, mitochondrial isoform X2 — MTSTGDTATGGWRAWASKCPRASPMKPRLQFPQLALRRRLGQLSCMSRPALRLRSWPLSFLYYFLPFGALKPLAKVGWRPTSRVALYKSIPTRVLSRAWGRLNQVELPTWLRKPVYSLYIWTFGVNMKEAAVEDLHHYRNLSEFFRRKLKPQARPVCDSHCVISPADGKILHFGRVRNCEVEQVKGVTYSLETFLGPHTWAESLGLNKNEDDPTSFQDLLVTKEGNELFHCVVYLAPGDYHCFHSPTDWRVAHRRHFPGSLMSVNPGVARWIKELFCHNERVVLSGEWTHGFFSLTAVGATNVGSIRIYFDKELRTNAPRYSKGSYNDFSYVSNNNREGVSMRKGEHLGEFNLGSTIVLLFEAPHDFTFNLKPGQKIRFGEALGTM, encoded by the exons gttgcaGTTCCCCCAGTTGGCCTTGCGGCGGCGCCTGGGCCAGCTGAGCTGCATGTCCCGGCCTGCCTTGCGGCTGCGCTCATGGCCGCTCTCCTTCCTCTACTACTTCCTGCCCTTCGGGGCTCTCAAGCCCCTGGCCAAGGTGGGCTGGCGTCCAACCAGCAGG gttgCTCTGTATAAGTCCATCCCGACGCGCGTGCTGTCCCGAGCCTGGGGCCGGCTCAACCAGGTGGAGCTGCCCACCTGGCTGCGGAAACCGGTCTACAGCCTGTACATCTGGACCTTCGGCGTCAACATGAAGGAGGCCGCGGTGGAGGACCTGCACCACTACAGGAACCTCAGCGAGTTCTTCCGACGCAAGCTGAAGCCTCAGgcccggcccgtctgcgactCGCACTGCGTG ATCAGCCCCGCAGACGGTAAGATCCTGCACTTTGGGAGAGTGCGCAACTGTGAGGTGGAGCAGGTGAAGGGTGTGACCTACTCCCTGGAGACCTTCCTGGGGCCACACACCTGGGCTGAGAGCTTAGGCCTCAACAAGA ATGAGGACGACCCCACCTCCTTCCAGGACCTGCTGGTGACCAAGGAGGGGAACGAGCTGTTCCACTGCGTGGTGTACCTGGCCCCCGGGGACTACCACTGCTTCCACTCGCCCACCGACTGGAGGGTCGCCCATCGCCGCCACTTCCCTG GCTCTCTGATGTCGGTGAACCCAGGTGTGGCACGCTGGATTAAGGAGCTGTTCTGTCACAACGAGCGTGTGGTGTTGAGCGGGGAGTGGACTCACGGGTTCTTCTCCCTCACGGCTGTGGGCGCCACCAACGTGGGATCCATCCGCATCTACTTCGACAAG GAACTGCGCACCAACGCCCCCCGCTACAGCAAAGGCTCCTACAACGACTTCAGCTACGTGTCCAACAACAACCGGGAGGGTGTGAGCATGCGCAAGGGCGAACACCTGGGGGAGTTTAACCTGGGCTCCACCATCGTGCTGCTGTTCGAGGCGCCGCACGACTTCACCTTCAACCTCAAGCCCGGTCAGAAGATCCGCTTCGGGGAGGCCCTGGGGAcgatgtga
- the pisd gene encoding phosphatidylserine decarboxylase proenzyme, mitochondrial isoform X3 — translation MCQRSVQRSAASSGKWLQFPQLALRRRLGQLSCMSRPALRLRSWPLSFLYYFLPFGALKPLAKVGWRPTSRVALYKSIPTRVLSRAWGRLNQVELPTWLRKPVYSLYIWTFGVNMKEAAVEDLHHYRNLSEFFRRKLKPQARPVCDSHCVISPADGKILHFGRVRNCEVEQVKGVTYSLETFLGPHTWAESLGLNKNEDDPTSFQDLLVTKEGNELFHCVVYLAPGDYHCFHSPTDWRVAHRRHFPGSLMSVNPGVARWIKELFCHNERVVLSGEWTHGFFSLTAVGATNVGSIRIYFDKELRTNAPRYSKGSYNDFSYVSNNNREGVSMRKGEHLGEFNLGSTIVLLFEAPHDFTFNLKPGQKIRFGEALGTM, via the exons ATGTGTCAGAGGAGTGTGCAGCGCTCGGCGGCCAGCTCGGGGAAATG gttgcaGTTCCCCCAGTTGGCCTTGCGGCGGCGCCTGGGCCAGCTGAGCTGCATGTCCCGGCCTGCCTTGCGGCTGCGCTCATGGCCGCTCTCCTTCCTCTACTACTTCCTGCCCTTCGGGGCTCTCAAGCCCCTGGCCAAGGTGGGCTGGCGTCCAACCAGCAGG gttgCTCTGTATAAGTCCATCCCGACGCGCGTGCTGTCCCGAGCCTGGGGCCGGCTCAACCAGGTGGAGCTGCCCACCTGGCTGCGGAAACCGGTCTACAGCCTGTACATCTGGACCTTCGGCGTCAACATGAAGGAGGCCGCGGTGGAGGACCTGCACCACTACAGGAACCTCAGCGAGTTCTTCCGACGCAAGCTGAAGCCTCAGgcccggcccgtctgcgactCGCACTGCGTG ATCAGCCCCGCAGACGGTAAGATCCTGCACTTTGGGAGAGTGCGCAACTGTGAGGTGGAGCAGGTGAAGGGTGTGACCTACTCCCTGGAGACCTTCCTGGGGCCACACACCTGGGCTGAGAGCTTAGGCCTCAACAAGA ATGAGGACGACCCCACCTCCTTCCAGGACCTGCTGGTGACCAAGGAGGGGAACGAGCTGTTCCACTGCGTGGTGTACCTGGCCCCCGGGGACTACCACTGCTTCCACTCGCCCACCGACTGGAGGGTCGCCCATCGCCGCCACTTCCCTG GCTCTCTGATGTCGGTGAACCCAGGTGTGGCACGCTGGATTAAGGAGCTGTTCTGTCACAACGAGCGTGTGGTGTTGAGCGGGGAGTGGACTCACGGGTTCTTCTCCCTCACGGCTGTGGGCGCCACCAACGTGGGATCCATCCGCATCTACTTCGACAAG GAACTGCGCACCAACGCCCCCCGCTACAGCAAAGGCTCCTACAACGACTTCAGCTACGTGTCCAACAACAACCGGGAGGGTGTGAGCATGCGCAAGGGCGAACACCTGGGGGAGTTTAACCTGGGCTCCACCATCGTGCTGCTGTTCGAGGCGCCGCACGACTTCACCTTCAACCTCAAGCCCGGTCAGAAGATCCGCTTCGGGGAGGCCCTGGGGAcgatgtga